One segment of Sphingomonas qomolangmaensis DNA contains the following:
- a CDS encoding helix-turn-helix domain-containing protein translates to MAERKVIAGHAVRRVRRQAGLTQAAMAEALEISPSYLNLIERNQRPVSANLLVRLAQRFDFDARALAAGEPGGGAAAMRRRLADPLFADLEVDRSEVDEWLAAAPGGAEAFARVFDRGGAGSGTAADEGDTIARDVRRAIERWRNHFADLDAAAERLADELRLGSGDLAQAIAERLRVKHQLSVRILPVEVMPDMLKRVDLHARQLQLSEMLDAASRTFAMAERLAVEAGAEIEALVRGAELADRTAQRLFRRHVTGYFAAALMMPYARFLRACEGTGYDIELLQRRFGAGFEQVAHRLTTLQRVGARGLPFFMLRVDRAGQVSKRYAGASASPLVEGGLCPLWELFETFGRPGDLVRQLVETEDGARWFTLARTVQPQGARAGGVRGRFAIGLGLAASEASALAAARGVDLAGGAVPVGLGCRACTRTNCPQRSAPPAGRARIVSDREAGVTPFAFAGD, encoded by the coding sequence ATGGCCGAACGCAAGGTGATCGCGGGGCATGCGGTGCGGCGGGTGCGGCGGCAGGCGGGGCTGACGCAGGCGGCGATGGCCGAGGCGCTCGAGATTTCGCCGAGCTACCTCAACCTGATCGAGCGCAACCAGCGGCCGGTGTCGGCGAACCTGCTGGTGCGGCTGGCGCAGCGTTTCGATTTCGACGCGCGCGCGCTGGCGGCGGGCGAGCCGGGGGGCGGCGCGGCGGCGATGCGGCGAAGGCTGGCCGATCCGCTGTTCGCCGATCTCGAGGTCGATCGCAGCGAGGTCGACGAATGGCTGGCCGCCGCGCCGGGCGGGGCCGAGGCGTTCGCGCGGGTGTTCGATCGCGGCGGCGCGGGCAGCGGCACCGCGGCGGACGAAGGCGACACGATCGCGCGCGACGTCCGCCGCGCGATCGAGCGCTGGCGCAACCATTTCGCCGATCTCGACGCCGCCGCCGAACGGCTGGCCGACGAATTGCGGCTGGGCAGCGGCGATCTGGCGCAGGCGATCGCCGAGCGGCTGCGGGTGAAGCATCAATTGTCGGTGCGCATCCTGCCGGTCGAGGTGATGCCCGACATGCTCAAGCGCGTCGACCTGCACGCGCGGCAATTGCAATTGTCCGAAATGCTCGACGCCGCATCGCGCACCTTCGCGATGGCCGAGCGGCTGGCGGTGGAGGCGGGGGCCGAGATCGAGGCGCTGGTGCGCGGTGCCGAGCTTGCCGACCGCACCGCGCAGCGGCTGTTCCGCCGCCACGTCACCGGCTATTTCGCCGCCGCGCTGATGATGCCCTATGCCCGCTTCCTGCGCGCGTGCGAGGGGACGGGCTATGACATCGAGCTGCTGCAGCGGCGCTTCGGCGCGGGGTTCGAGCAGGTGGCGCACCGGCTGACGACGCTCCAGCGCGTGGGCGCGCGCGGGCTGCCCTTCTTCATGCTGCGCGTCGATCGCGCGGGGCAAGTATCGAAACGCTATGCCGGCGCGAGCGCGTCGCCGCTGGTCGAGGGCGGGCTGTGCCCGTTATGGGAATTGTTCGAGACCTTCGGCCGGCCGGGCGACCTGGTGCGCCAACTGGTCGAGACCGAGGACGGTGCGCGCTGGTTCACGCTGGCGCGCACGGTGCAACCCCAGGGCGCGCGGGCCGGCGGGGTGCGCGGACGCTTCGCGATCGGGCTGGGGCTGGCGGCGAGCGAGGCGAGCGCGCTGGCGGCGGCGCGCGGGGTCGATCTGGCGGGCGGCGCGGTGCCGGTGGGGCTTGGCTGCCGCGCCTGCACCCGCACCAACTGCCCGCAACGCAGCGCCCCGCCGGCGGGGCGCGCGCGGATCGTGAGCGATCGCGAGGCGGGGGTTACGCCGTTTGCTTTTGCGGGGGATTGA
- the aceA gene encoding isocitrate lyase, with the protein MTTSFETLIPAPAGRFDGIERPYTPADVERLRGSITIEHTLATKGANKLWELLKTEDYINALGALSGNQAMQMVRAGLKAIYLSGWQVAADANSAGQMYPDQSLYPANAGPDLARRINNTFQRADQIEHSEGGATRDWFAPIVADAEAGFGGPLNCYEIMKAYIAAGAAGVHYEDQLASEKKCGHLGGKVLIPTQAHIRNLDAARLAADVSGVPTVICARTDAESAKLITSDVDERDREFLTGERTPEGFFRLKDGTGVDHCIKRGLAFAPHADLLWWETSKPVLADARRFAETIKKQFPNKMLAYNCSPSFNWEANLDKDDIARFQREIGAMGYKFQFVTLAGFHQLNYGMFELARGYKDRGMAAYSELQQAEFGAEQHGYTATRHQREVGTGYFDLVATTLAGGASSTTALGESTEADQFKKAAPALEAKAA; encoded by the coding sequence ATGACGACGAGCTTCGAAACCCTCATCCCCGCCCCCGCCGGCCGCTTCGACGGGATCGAACGCCCCTACACCCCCGCCGATGTCGAGCGCCTGCGCGGCTCGATCACGATCGAACACACGCTGGCGACCAAGGGCGCGAACAAATTGTGGGAGCTGCTCAAGACCGAGGATTATATCAACGCGCTCGGTGCCCTGAGCGGCAACCAGGCGATGCAAATGGTCCGCGCCGGGCTCAAGGCGATCTACCTCTCGGGCTGGCAGGTTGCCGCCGACGCCAACAGTGCCGGGCAAATGTACCCTGATCAGTCGCTCTACCCGGCCAATGCCGGCCCCGACCTTGCCCGCCGGATCAACAACACCTTCCAGCGCGCCGACCAGATCGAACATAGCGAAGGCGGCGCGACCCGCGACTGGTTCGCCCCGATCGTCGCCGATGCCGAGGCGGGCTTTGGCGGCCCGCTCAACTGCTACGAGATCATGAAGGCCTATATCGCCGCAGGCGCCGCCGGGGTCCATTACGAGGACCAGTTGGCGAGCGAGAAGAAGTGCGGCCATCTCGGCGGCAAGGTGCTGATCCCGACGCAGGCGCATATCCGCAACCTCGACGCCGCGCGCCTCGCCGCCGATGTCTCGGGCGTGCCGACGGTCATCTGCGCGCGCACCGACGCCGAAAGCGCCAAGCTGATCACCAGCGACGTCGACGAGCGCGACCGCGAGTTCCTCACCGGCGAACGCACCCCCGAAGGCTTTTTCCGCCTGAAGGACGGCACCGGCGTCGATCACTGCATCAAGCGCGGCCTCGCCTTTGCCCCGCACGCCGATCTGCTGTGGTGGGAAACGTCGAAGCCCGTCCTCGCCGACGCCCGTCGCTTTGCCGAGACGATCAAGAAGCAGTTCCCCAACAAGATGCTGGCGTATAACTGCTCGCCCAGCTTCAACTGGGAGGCCAATCTCGACAAGGACGACATCGCCCGCTTCCAGCGCGAGATCGGCGCGATGGGCTACAAGTTCCAGTTCGTCACGCTCGCGGGCTTCCACCAGCTCAACTACGGCATGTTCGAGCTGGCGCGCGGCTACAAGGACCGCGGCATGGCGGCCTATAGCGAGCTGCAACAGGCCGAATTCGGCGCCGAACAACATGGCTACACCGCCACGCGCCACCAGCGCGAAGTCGGCACCGGCTATTTCGATCTGGTCGCCACCACGCTGGCGGGCGGCGCAAGCTCGACCACCGCGCTCGGTGAATCGACCGAGGCCGACCAGTTCAAAAAGGCCGCGCCCGCTTTGGAGGCCAAGGCCGCCTGA
- a CDS encoding MFS transporter: protein MATAQALPPVGRVETRTTLAFGFGAVAYGIKDNGFGTFLLLFYNQVIGLPSASVGFVIMCALLVDAFIDPAIGVASDRTRSRWGRRHPWMYASALPIALGWLLLWNPPVLDPTMTLLWLFGAAVLVRSAVSAYEVPSQALTPELSSDYNERTRLTAYRYIFGWAAGLLMLFAAYQLFLVPTPAQPNGLLNRDGYAAFAATGAAIMAFAILVSALGTHRRIAALPRPPIAAGGIGTAFRELRAAASNRAFVLLMAAGLFAYTMQGISFALSNYLYSFVWRFSTATFGWLALVLFAGVVLAFVGAPALARRIGKPRAAAWLVVSAGVFQGVPFALRLLGLFPPPESAMMVPVLFAIYIVSGAASIGAAIVGASMMADVVEHAEARTGTRNEGVFFAGLFFVQKCTSGLGIFVSGAILALAGFPESATPGQVPEAVLDRLTILFAGGYFLLSLAAGWLFLRFPFGPEEHRARIEQIASAR from the coding sequence ATGGCGACCGCACAGGCGCTTCCCCCGGTCGGCCGGGTCGAAACGCGCACGACGCTCGCCTTCGGCTTCGGCGCGGTCGCCTATGGCATCAAGGACAATGGCTTCGGCACCTTCCTGTTGCTGTTCTACAACCAGGTGATCGGACTGCCCTCGGCATCGGTGGGGTTCGTCATCATGTGCGCGTTGCTGGTCGATGCCTTCATCGATCCGGCGATCGGCGTCGCGTCGGACCGGACGCGCAGCCGCTGGGGGCGGCGGCATCCGTGGATGTACGCATCGGCGCTGCCGATCGCGCTCGGCTGGCTGCTGCTGTGGAACCCGCCGGTGCTCGATCCGACGATGACCCTGTTGTGGCTGTTCGGTGCCGCGGTGCTCGTGCGCAGCGCGGTATCGGCCTATGAAGTGCCGAGCCAGGCGCTCACCCCCGAACTCAGCTCGGATTACAACGAGCGCACGCGGCTCACCGCCTATCGCTACATCTTCGGTTGGGCGGCGGGGTTGCTGATGCTGTTCGCCGCCTATCAGCTGTTCCTGGTGCCGACGCCCGCGCAGCCCAACGGGTTGCTCAACCGCGACGGCTATGCCGCCTTCGCCGCGACGGGGGCGGCGATCATGGCGTTCGCGATCCTGGTGTCGGCGCTGGGGACGCATCGGCGGATCGCTGCCTTGCCGCGACCGCCGATCGCCGCGGGCGGGATCGGCACGGCGTTTCGCGAGCTGCGCGCGGCGGCGAGCAACCGCGCGTTCGTGCTGCTGATGGCGGCGGGGTTGTTCGCCTATACGATGCAGGGGATCAGTTTCGCGCTGTCGAACTATCTCTACAGCTTCGTGTGGCGCTTCAGCACCGCGACCTTCGGGTGGCTGGCGCTGGTGCTGTTCGCGGGGGTCGTGCTCGCCTTTGTCGGCGCGCCGGCGCTGGCGCGGCGGATCGGCAAGCCGCGCGCGGCGGCGTGGCTGGTCGTCTCGGCGGGGGTGTTCCAGGGCGTTCCCTTTGCGCTGCGCCTGCTCGGCCTGTTCCCGCCGCCCGAAAGCGCGATGATGGTGCCGGTCTTGTTCGCGATCTACATCGTCAGCGGCGCGGCGAGCATCGGCGCGGCGATCGTCGGCGCATCGATGATGGCCGATGTCGTCGAACATGCCGAAGCACGCACCGGTACCCGCAACGAGGGGGTGTTCTTCGCCGGGCTGTTTTTCGTCCAGAAATGCACCAGCGGGCTCGGGATCTTCGTGTCGGGGGCGATCCTGGCGCTGGCGGGGTTTCCCGAAAGCGCGACGCCGGGGCAGGTGCCCGAGGCGGTCCTCGACCGGCTGACGATCCTGTTCGCAGGCGGCTATTTCCTGCTGTCGCTGGCGGCGGGGTGGCTGTTCCTTCGCTTTCCGTTCGGGCCCGAGGAGCATCGGGCGCGGATCGAGCAGATCGCGTCGGCGCGGTAG
- a CDS encoding acyl-CoA dehydrogenase family protein codes for MALDAETFDALIDTVRRFVAERLRPLEAAVEEADAIPQDIVEEMKALGLFGLSIAEEYGGLALTMAEECRVAIELGRTTPAFRSTFGTNVGIGSQGLVMAGTPEQKAEWLPRIASGEIVTSFALTEPDVGSDSGAVKTRAVKDGDSYRLSGTKRYITNADKADLFTVMARTGDDPGARGVSAFLVPRDLPGVSIGTPEKKMGQKGAKVADLNLDDVVVPAANRLGAEGEGFKIAMRVLDRGRLHIAAVCVGVAERLIADCVGYAGERRQFGKPLAEHQLIQAMLADSKTEALAARALVLETADKKDRGDDVVLESAAAKLFASEMVGRVADRAVQIYGGAGYIADYGIERLYRDVRLFRIYEGTSQIQQLIIAREMMKRGG; via the coding sequence ATGGCACTCGACGCCGAAACTTTCGACGCGCTGATCGATACCGTCCGCCGGTTCGTCGCCGAACGGCTGCGCCCGCTCGAGGCTGCGGTCGAAGAGGCCGACGCGATCCCGCAGGACATCGTCGAGGAGATGAAGGCGCTGGGGCTGTTCGGACTGTCGATCGCCGAGGAATATGGCGGGCTTGCGCTGACAATGGCCGAGGAATGCCGCGTCGCGATCGAGCTTGGGCGCACGACGCCGGCGTTCCGATCGACCTTCGGCACCAATGTCGGGATCGGATCGCAGGGACTGGTGATGGCGGGCACGCCCGAGCAAAAGGCCGAATGGCTGCCGCGCATCGCGAGCGGCGAGATCGTCACCAGCTTCGCGCTGACCGAACCCGATGTCGGTTCGGACTCGGGCGCGGTGAAGACGCGCGCGGTGAAGGACGGCGACAGCTATCGGCTGTCGGGCACCAAGCGCTACATCACCAATGCCGACAAGGCCGACCTGTTCACCGTGATGGCGCGCACCGGCGACGATCCCGGCGCTCGCGGTGTATCGGCGTTCCTGGTGCCGCGCGACCTGCCCGGTGTGTCGATCGGCACCCCGGAAAAGAAGATGGGGCAAAAGGGGGCCAAGGTCGCCGACCTCAACCTCGACGACGTGGTCGTCCCCGCCGCCAATCGGCTGGGCGCCGAAGGTGAAGGCTTCAAGATCGCGATGCGCGTGCTCGATCGCGGGCGGCTGCATATCGCGGCGGTCTGCGTCGGCGTTGCCGAGCGGCTGATCGCCGACTGCGTCGGCTATGCCGGCGAACGCAGGCAGTTCGGCAAGCCGCTCGCTGAACATCAGTTGATCCAGGCAATGCTCGCCGATTCGAAGACCGAGGCGCTGGCGGCGCGCGCGCTGGTACTCGAAACCGCCGACAAGAAGGATCGCGGCGACGACGTCGTGCTCGAAAGCGCCGCCGCCAAGCTCTTTGCCTCGGAGATGGTCGGCCGAGTCGCCGATCGCGCGGTGCAGATCTATGGCGGCGCCGGCTATATCGCCGATTACGGCATCGAACGGCTCTACCGCGATGTCCGCCTGTTTCGGATCTACGAAGGCACCAGCCAGATCCAGCAACTGATTATCGCGCGCGAGATGATGAAGCGCGGGGGGTAA
- a CDS encoding SDR family oxidoreductase produces MDTSTLFRLDGRVALVTGGSRGIGKMIATGFIGMGAKVYISSRRADACEQTAAELGEHCIALPADVSSVDGCKALAAQLAEHEPALDILVNNAGAAWGEPFDSFPEKGWDKVMDLNVKSPFFLTQALHGALKSAGSSDKPAKVINITSIDGQRLNAWETYSYQASKAALIHLTRRMAARLIQDGINVTSIAPGAFASDMNKAARDHGNSVAKAIPARRIGEAEDMAAAAIYLASRAGDYVVGETITVDGGLVNASVGASIDG; encoded by the coding sequence ATGGACACCAGCACCCTGTTCCGCCTCGATGGCCGCGTCGCGCTCGTCACCGGCGGGTCACGCGGCATCGGCAAGATGATCGCGACCGGCTTCATCGGCATGGGGGCAAAGGTGTATATCTCGTCGCGCCGCGCCGACGCCTGCGAACAAACTGCCGCCGAACTGGGCGAACACTGCATCGCGCTGCCCGCCGACGTATCGAGCGTCGATGGCTGCAAGGCGCTGGCGGCGCAGCTTGCCGAGCACGAGCCCGCACTCGATATCCTGGTCAACAACGCCGGCGCTGCATGGGGCGAGCCGTTCGACAGTTTCCCCGAAAAGGGCTGGGACAAGGTGATGGACCTCAACGTCAAATCGCCCTTCTTCCTGACGCAGGCGCTGCACGGCGCGCTCAAGTCCGCCGGCTCGAGCGACAAGCCGGCCAAGGTGATCAACATCACCTCGATCGACGGCCAGCGGCTGAATGCGTGGGAGACCTATAGCTATCAGGCGTCGAAGGCAGCGCTGATCCACCTCACCCGCCGAATGGCGGCGCGCCTGATTCAGGACGGGATCAACGTCACCTCGATCGCGCCGGGTGCCTTCGCCAGCGACATGAACAAGGCGGCGCGCGATCACGGCAATTCAGTGGCCAAGGCAATCCCGGCCAGGCGGATCGGCGAGGCCGAAGATATGGCGGCGGCGGCGATCTATCTCGCCAGCCGCGCGGGTGATTATGTGGTGGGCGAGACGATCACCGTCGATGGCGGGCTGGTGAACGCGTCGGTCGGGGCCTCGATCGACGGCTGA
- a CDS encoding peptidylprolyl isomerase produces the protein MLSLAILALATPAAAQEPAKVRVRLETSAGPILIAVDTKRAPATAKNFLAYVDDGRFDGVTFYRAARSKRTPGTGFVQGGIRTDARRILPPFPLEPTSKTGIRHLDATISMARGATPEAAGGNFFITVGPAPSMDARPGYPGYAAFGSVIGGMAAVKRILAVKTGGGFDAFRGQMILKPIRITRAVRLDGVKRPTKLPRMWLTGPKRAP, from the coding sequence TTGCTCAGCCTTGCGATACTCGCGCTCGCCACGCCCGCTGCCGCGCAGGAACCCGCCAAGGTCCGCGTCCGGCTCGAAACCAGTGCGGGCCCGATCCTGATCGCGGTCGATACCAAGCGCGCGCCGGCGACCGCCAAGAATTTCCTGGCTTATGTCGATGACGGCCGGTTCGACGGGGTGACCTTCTATCGCGCCGCGCGCAGCAAGCGGACGCCAGGCACCGGCTTCGTCCAGGGCGGCATCCGCACCGACGCGCGGCGCATCCTGCCGCCATTCCCGCTCGAGCCGACGTCGAAGACCGGCATCCGTCACCTCGACGCCACCATCTCGATGGCGCGCGGCGCGACGCCTGAGGCGGCGGGGGGCAATTTCTTCATTACCGTCGGCCCCGCGCCGTCAATGGACGCGCGGCCAGGCTATCCAGGCTACGCCGCCTTCGGCAGCGTGATCGGCGGGATGGCGGCGGTGAAGCGCATCCTCGCGGTGAAGACCGGCGGCGGCTTCGACGCGTTTCGCGGGCAGATGATCCTCAAGCCGATCCGCATCACCCGTGCGGTTCGGCTCGACGGCGTCAAGCGCCCGACCAAATTGCCGCGGATGTGGCTCACCGGGCCCAAGCGCGCGCCCTGA
- a CDS encoding NADP-dependent malic enzyme produces MTDESSVQFSEREALRFHSEGRPGKIEIIASKPMATQRDLALAYSPGVAVPVKAIYDDPATAYDYTAKGNLVAVISNGTAILGMGNLGALASKPVMEGKAVLFKRFADVDSIDLEVDTEDVDAFINCVALLEPSFGGINLEDIKAPECFIIEQTLRERMNIPVFHDDQHGTAIICAAGLINACLLTGRQLKDIRVVVNGAGAAAIACTELMKAMGVRADHVLMCDRKGVIYQGRDDVNQWQSAHAAATDRRTLTEALHGADVFLGLSAAGALQPEMVKDMAAAPIIFAMANPEPEIRPELAKAARPDAIVATGRSDYPNQVNNVLGFPFIFRGALDVRATGINDAMKIAAANAIAELARERVPEEVAIAYGVQHSFGPEYIIPAPFDPRLMEVVSVAVATAAMDSGVATRPILDMGAYRHTLRARLNPTTSVLSLAHEGARARPKRVIFAEGEEEVVLRAAIAFRDGGYGTPVLVGRDDVYDRLRALGIDDPESFEVHNSRHSPLVPKMVDFLYARLQRRGFLRRECERMVNQDRNIFGALLLQLGEGDTMITGVTRAYAQSIREIKRVIDPEPGRTPFGIHVLVGKTHTVFIADTTVNERPTAEQLADFAEQTAQVARRMGHEPRVAFLSYSTFGNPGGQWLDNIRDAVAVLDARQPGFEYEGEMAPDVALNEKQLKNYPFARLSGPANILIMPGLQSANISAKLLRELGGDTMIGPMLIGMEKNVQIAPMTSTASELVTLAVLAAGGIAR; encoded by the coding sequence ATGACCGACGAATCGAGCGTCCAGTTTTCCGAGCGCGAAGCGCTTCGCTTTCATTCCGAGGGCCGTCCGGGCAAGATCGAGATCATCGCCTCCAAGCCGATGGCGACGCAGCGCGACCTGGCGCTGGCCTATTCGCCCGGCGTCGCGGTGCCGGTTAAGGCGATCTACGACGATCCCGCCACCGCCTATGACTATACCGCCAAGGGCAATCTGGTTGCGGTAATCTCTAATGGTACCGCTATCCTGGGGATGGGCAATCTCGGCGCGCTGGCGTCGAAGCCGGTGATGGAAGGCAAGGCGGTGCTGTTCAAGCGCTTTGCCGATGTCGATTCGATCGATCTCGAGGTCGATACCGAAGACGTCGACGCCTTCATCAATTGCGTCGCATTGCTCGAGCCAAGCTTCGGCGGGATCAACCTCGAAGACATCAAGGCGCCCGAATGCTTCATCATCGAGCAGACGCTCCGCGAGCGGATGAATATCCCGGTCTTCCATGACGACCAGCACGGGACCGCTATCATCTGCGCTGCGGGGCTTATCAACGCCTGCCTGCTCACCGGGCGGCAGCTCAAGGACATCCGTGTCGTCGTCAACGGCGCGGGCGCCGCGGCGATCGCCTGCACCGAGCTGATGAAGGCGATGGGCGTCCGAGCCGATCACGTGCTGATGTGCGATCGCAAGGGCGTGATCTATCAGGGGCGCGACGATGTGAACCAGTGGCAGTCGGCGCACGCCGCCGCCACCGATCGCCGCACGCTCACCGAAGCGCTGCACGGCGCCGACGTGTTTCTGGGCCTGTCGGCGGCGGGGGCACTCCAGCCCGAGATGGTCAAGGACATGGCGGCTGCGCCGATCATCTTCGCGATGGCCAATCCCGAGCCCGAGATCCGGCCCGAACTCGCCAAGGCGGCGCGGCCCGATGCGATCGTCGCCACTGGCCGGTCGGATTATCCCAACCAGGTCAACAACGTGCTCGGCTTCCCGTTCATCTTCCGCGGCGCGCTCGACGTGCGTGCGACGGGGATCAACGACGCGATGAAGATCGCCGCGGCCAACGCGATCGCCGAACTGGCGCGCGAACGCGTGCCCGAGGAAGTCGCGATTGCGTACGGAGTCCAGCACAGTTTTGGCCCCGAATATATCATCCCCGCACCCTTCGATCCGCGGCTGATGGAAGTCGTGTCGGTCGCGGTCGCGACCGCGGCGATGGATTCGGGGGTGGCGACGCGCCCGATCCTCGACATGGGTGCCTATCGCCACACGCTGCGCGCGCGGCTCAACCCGACCACCTCGGTGCTGTCGCTGGCGCATGAAGGTGCGCGCGCACGCCCCAAGCGCGTGATCTTCGCCGAGGGCGAGGAAGAGGTGGTGCTGCGCGCGGCGATCGCCTTCCGCGACGGCGGCTATGGCACCCCGGTGCTGGTCGGGCGCGACGATGTGTACGACCGGCTTCGCGCGCTCGGCATCGACGATCCCGAAAGCTTCGAGGTCCACAACAGCCGCCATTCGCCGCTCGTGCCCAAGATGGTCGATTTCCTGTACGCCCGGCTCCAGCGCCGCGGGTTCTTGCGGCGCGAATGCGAGCGGATGGTGAACCAGGATCGCAACATCTTCGGCGCGCTGCTGCTGCAGCTGGGCGAGGGCGATACGATGATCACCGGGGTGACTCGCGCCTATGCCCAGTCGATCCGCGAGATCAAGCGCGTGATCGATCCCGAGCCCGGTCGTACCCCGTTCGGCATCCATGTGCTGGTCGGCAAGACGCACACGGTGTTCATCGCCGATACCACGGTCAACGAACGGCCCACCGCCGAGCAGCTTGCCGACTTCGCCGAACAGACCGCGCAGGTCGCGCGCCGCATGGGGCATGAACCGCGCGTCGCGTTCCTGAGCTATTCGACCTTCGGCAACCCCGGCGGCCAGTGGCTCGACAATATCCGCGATGCCGTCGCGGTGCTCGACGCGCGCCAGCCCGGCTTCGAATATGAAGGCGAAATGGCACCCGACGTCGCGCTCAACGAAAAGCAGCTGAAGAATTATCCGTTCGCGCGGCTTTCGGGGCCGGCGAACATCCTGATCATGCCCGGGCTGCAATCGGCGAACATCTCGGCCAAGCTGCTGCGCGAACTGGGTGGCGACACGATGATCGGCCCCATGCTGATCGGCATGGAAAAGAACGTCCAGATCGCGCCGATGACGAGCACCGCGAGTGAGCTGGTGACGCTCGCGGTGCTCGCGGCAGGCGGGATCGCGCGCTGA